A region of Ictidomys tridecemlineatus isolate mIctTri1 chromosome 4, mIctTri1.hap1, whole genome shotgun sequence DNA encodes the following proteins:
- the LOC106144626 gene encoding olfactory receptor 5B3 — MENRTEEIHFILLGLTNDPGLQLPLFVTFLLIYTITLAGNLGMILLILLDSRLHTPMYFFLGNLSLVDFCYSSTVTPIVMAGLLPGHKVISFNACAAQMYFFGVFATVENYLLASMAYDRYAAVYKPLHYTTTMTTRVCAYLVIGCYVCGFLNASIYTGNTFSLTYCKFNEVHHFFCDIPAVLAVSCSERHVNELVFIYVASFNIFFAILVILISYLCIFITILKMRSGAGYRKAISTCASHVTVVSVFYGTALFMYLQPSSSHSMDTDKIASVFYTMVIPMLNPVVYSLRNREVKSAFTKIVLEAK, encoded by the coding sequence ATGGAGAACAGGACAGAAGAGATACACTTCATCCTGCTGGGACTGACCAATGACCCAGGTCTGCAGCTTCCCCTCTTTGTGACCTTCCTCCTCATCTACACCATCACTCTGGCTGGGAACCTGGGCATGATCCTGTTGATTCTCCTGGACTCCCGTCtccacactcccatgtactttttcctagGAAACCTGTCTCTGGTGGACTTTTGCTACTCTTCAACTGTCACACCCATAGTCATGGCTGGGCTCCTCCCAGGACACAAGGTCATCTCCTTCAATGCTTGTGCTGCTCAGATGTACTTTTTTGGAGTCTTTGCTACTGTGGAAAATTACCTCTTGGCCtcaatggcctatgaccgctatgcaGCAGTGTATAAGCCCCTGCACTacaccaccaccatgaccacaAGAGTGTGTGCATATCTGGTCATAGGCTGCTATGTCTGTGGTTTCTTGAATGCCTCCATCTACACTGGGAACACGTTCAGTCTCACCTACTGTAAGTTCAATGAGGTCCATCATTTTTTCTGTGATATTCCAGCTGTCTTGGCAGTCTCTTGTTCTGAGAGACATGTTAATGAGCTGGTTTTTATTTATGTAGCCAGCTTCAATATCTTTTTTGCTATCCTAGTTATATTAATATCTTACCTATGCATTTTTATCACCATCCTAAAGATGCGCTCAGGAGCAGGATATAGGAAGGCCATATCCACCTGTGCCTCTCACGTCACTGTAGTCTCCGTCTTCTATGGAACTGCTCTTTTCATGTACTTACAGCCCAGCTCCAGTCACTCCATGGACACGGACAAGATCGCCTCTGTGTTCTACACCATGGTCATCCCCATGCTGAACCCTGTggtctacagcctgaggaacagggaGGTCAAGAGTGCTTTCACAAAAATTGTTTTGGAAGcaaaataa